A single genomic interval of Apteryx mantelli isolate bAptMan1 chromosome 19, bAptMan1.hap1, whole genome shotgun sequence harbors:
- the P4HB gene encoding protein disulfide-isomerase, whose translation MIMRVLRALVPLLCLLPLGRAQAEPEEEDGVLVLRAASFEQALAAHRYLLVEFYAPWCGHCKALAPEYAKAAAKLKEEGSEIRLAKVDATEESELAQQFGVRGYPTIKFFKNGDKAAPKEYTAGREADDIVSWLKKRTGPAATTLTDAAAAETLVDSGEVVVIGFFKDLASDAAKEFLLAAESIDDIPFGISSSADVFSKYELSKDGVVLFKKFDEGRNNFEGDLTKENLLNFIKSNQLPLVIEFTEQTAPKIFGGEIKTHILLFLPKSVSDYQEKLDNFKTAAGSFKGKILFIFIDSDHSDNQRILEFFGLKKEECPAVRLITLEEEMTKYKPESDDLTADKIKEFCNKFLEGKIKPHLMSQDLPEDWDSQPVKVLVGKNFEDVAFDENKNVFVEFYAPWCGHCKQLAPIWDKLGETYKDHENIVIAKMDSTANEVEAVKIHSFPTLKFFPAGSGRNVIDYNGERTLEGFKKFLESGGQDGAAADDDLEDLETDEETDLEEGDDDDDQKIQKDEL comes from the exons atgatCATGAGGGTGCTGCGCGCGCTCGTGccgctgctctgcctgctgccgctCGGCCGCGCGCAGGCCGAGCCCGAGGAGGAGGACGGCGTCCTGGTGCTGCGCGCCGCCTCCTTCGAGCAGGCGCTGGCGGCCCACCGCTACCTGCTGGTGGAGTTCT ACGCCCCGTGGTGCGGGCACTGCAAGGCCCTGGCGCCCGAGTACGCGAAGGCGGCGGCGAAGCTGAAGGAGGAGGGCTCCGAGATCCGGCTGGCCAAGGTGGATGCCACGGAGGAGTCGGAGCTGGCGCAACAGTTTGGTGTGCGCGGCTACCCCACCATCAAATTCTTCAAGAACGGTGATAAGGCCGCTCCCAAGGAGTACACGG CTGGCAGAGAAGCAGATGATATTGTCAGCTGGCTGAAGAAACGCACTGGTCCAGCTGCAACAACCCTGAcagatgctgctgcagcagaGACATTAGTGGATTCTGGTGAAGTGGTTGTGATTGGCTTCTTTAAG GATTTGGCATCAGATGCTGCCAAGGAGTTTTTGCTGGCAGCAGAATCCATTGATGACATTCCTTTTGGGATCTCGTCCAGTGCTGATGTCTTCTCCAAGTATGAGCTTAGCAAAGATGGAGTTGTCCTCTTCAAGAAG TTTGATGAAGGCCGTAACAACTTTGAAGGCGATCTCACAAAAGAGAACTTACTGAACTTCATCAAGTCTAACCAGTTGCCTCTGGTCATAGAGTTCACCGAACAG ACTGCTCCTAAAATCTTTGGAGGAGAGATTAAGACTCATATTCTGCTGTTCTTACCAAAAAGTGTGTCCGATTATCAAGAGAAACTGGACAACTTCAAGACTGCAGCTGGAAGCTTCAAAGGGAAG atcCTCTTCATATTCATAGACAGTGATCACAGTGACAACCAGAGGATTTTGGAATTTTTTGGCCTAAAGAAGGAAGAATGTCCTGCTGTACGTTTGATCACACTGGAGGAAGAAATGACCAAATACAAACCTGAATCAGATGACCTCACAGCAGACAAGATCAAAGAGTTCTGTAATAAGTTCCTGGAGGGCAAGATAAAG CCCCACCTGATGAGCCAGGATCTTCCTGAAGACTGGGACAGCCAGCCTGTCAAAGTTCTAGTTGGGAAGAATTTTGAAGATGTTGCTTTTGATGAGAATAAGAATGTCTTTGTAGAGTTCT ATGCTCCCTGGTGTGGTCACTGTAAGCAGCTCGCTCCTATCTGGGACAAGCTTGGAGAGACCTACAAGGACCATGAGAACATTGTCATTGCCAAGATGGATTCAACAGCCAATGAAGTAGAGGCAGTGAaaatccacagcttccccacacTCAAGTTTTTCCCTGCAGGCTCTGGCAGAAAT GTAATTGACTATAATGGGGAGCGGACACTAGAAGGCTTCAAAAAATTCTTGGAGAGTGGAGGTCAGGATGGCGCGGCTGCTGATGAT GATTTGGAGGACCTAGAGACAGATGAAGAAACAGACCTTGAGGaaggtgatgatgatgatgaccaGAAAATCCAAAAAGATGAGTTGTAA
- the ARHGDIA gene encoding rho GDP-dissociation inhibitor 1: MAEQEPTAEQLAQIAAENEEDEHSVNYKPPAQKSIQEIQELDKDDESLRKYKEALLGAVTVTADPNAPNVVVTKLTLVCATAPGPLELDLTGDLESYKKQAFVLKEGVEYRIKISFRVNREIVSGLKYIQHTFRKGVKIDKTEYMVGSYGPRAEEYEFLTPMEEAPKGMLARGSYNIKSKFTDDDKTDHLSWEWNLTIKKDWKD; encoded by the exons ATGGCAGAGCAGGAGCCGACGGCAGAGCAGCTGGCCCAGATTGCAGCTGAGAATGAGGAGGATGAACACTCAGTCAACTATAAGCCACCTGCCCAGAAGAGCATCCAGGAGATCCAGGAGCTGGACAAGGATGATGAGAGTTTGCGCAAGTACAAGGAGGCACTGCTTGGTGCCGTCACTGTGACTGCAG ATCCTAATGCTCCAAATGTGGTGGTGACCAAACTAACTTTGGTCTGTGCTACTGCTCCTGGCCCTCTGGAGCTGGACTTGACAG GTGACCTGGAGAGCTACAAAAAGCAAGCATTTGTGCTGAAGGAGGGTGTGGAATACCGGATAAAAATCTCCTTTAGG GTGAACAGGGAGATTGTGTCAGGGTTGAAGTATATTCAGCACACGTTCCGAAAAGGAGTGAAAA TTGACAAGACTGAATACATGGTTGGGAGCTATGGCCCCCGAGCAGAAGAGTACGAGTTTCTGACCCCCATGGAAGAAGCTCCTAAGGGCATGCTGGCCCGGGGCAGCTACAACATCAAATCCAAATTCACAGACGATGATAAGACTGACCACCTGTCCTGGGAGTGGAACCTGACCATTAAGAAGGATTGGAAGGACTAG